The uncultured Desulfovibrio sp. genome contains a region encoding:
- a CDS encoding polymer-forming cytoskeletal protein — MAKDEIAYLGSDTVYEGKLNFKGTVRIEGRYTGEIVSDGTLNVGKDAQVQGTLDVGELLLSGHFTGDVTAKRRIVVYSSGVLEGQVVTPNLLTEEGGIIEGQISMKAPVKPKA; from the coding sequence GTGGCAAAGGACGAAATAGCGTACCTCGGCTCCGATACCGTCTATGAAGGCAAGCTCAACTTCAAGGGCACTGTGCGCATTGAAGGCCGCTATACTGGCGAAATTGTCAGTGACGGTACGCTCAACGTGGGCAAGGATGCTCAGGTGCAGGGCACCCTCGATGTGGGCGAACTGCTGCTTTCCGGCCACTTCACCGGCGATGTGACGGCAAAACGCCGCATCGTGGTTTACAGTTCCGGGGTGCTTGAAGGCCAGGTTGTCACTCCCAATCTGCTCACAGAAGAAGGCGGCATCATTGAAGGTCAGATCAGCATGAAGGCCCCGGTCAAGCCCAAGGCTTAA
- the rodA gene encoding rod shape-determining protein RodA translates to MDNRLFSYINWGLLACMLLLYLVGVGNLYSASGTRVESGLAFNSFYQRQLIWGLCGVVCMLLAMVFDYRQLRNLAWPFFLITVFLLLLVPIAGKTVYGAKRWISLGFMSLQPSEMAKLSVLVLVARLLARDSRPLGWKNFCSVLCVGLVPCGLIIVQPDLGTTLLILLIMGGMILFHGLRGYVLKTCLLVAPAAVAFMWFVGMHDYQRQRILTFLDPGNDPRGTGYHIIQSRIAIGSGELWGKGFREGTQSQLRFLPERHSDFAVAVFGEEWGFVGCVALVTLFCLFLLSIFSTAVQAKDRFGSTLVVGVFFYFFWQIFINMGMVIGLMPVVGIPLPFISYGGSATVVNFTLLGIVLNVSMRRFMFKS, encoded by the coding sequence ATGGATAATCGCCTTTTCAGCTACATCAACTGGGGCCTTCTGGCCTGTATGCTGCTGCTCTATCTTGTGGGCGTGGGCAACCTGTATTCCGCCAGCGGTACGCGCGTGGAATCTGGCCTGGCATTCAATTCCTTTTATCAGCGCCAGCTGATCTGGGGCCTGTGCGGCGTGGTATGCATGCTGCTGGCAATGGTTTTTGACTACCGCCAGTTGCGCAACCTTGCATGGCCCTTCTTTCTCATAACTGTCTTTCTTCTGCTGCTGGTGCCCATTGCAGGCAAAACAGTCTACGGTGCCAAGCGCTGGATTTCGCTGGGTTTCATGAGTTTGCAGCCTTCAGAAATGGCCAAGCTTTCAGTGCTGGTTCTTGTGGCGCGCCTGCTGGCGCGCGACAGCCGCCCCCTGGGCTGGAAAAATTTTTGCAGCGTGCTTTGCGTGGGCCTTGTTCCTTGCGGGCTTATTATCGTTCAGCCCGATCTGGGCACTACCCTGCTGATATTGCTGATCATGGGCGGCATGATCCTGTTCCACGGGCTTAGGGGCTATGTTCTCAAAACGTGCCTGCTGGTCGCCCCAGCCGCGGTGGCCTTTATGTGGTTTGTGGGCATGCACGATTATCAGCGCCAACGCATCCTGACGTTTCTGGACCCCGGCAACGACCCGCGCGGCACCGGGTATCACATCATCCAGTCTCGCATTGCCATTGGCTCGGGCGAATTGTGGGGCAAGGGCTTTCGCGAAGGCACACAGAGCCAGTTGCGCTTTTTGCCCGAACGCCACTCCGACTTTGCCGTGGCTGTTTTTGGCGAGGAATGGGGCTTTGTGGGCTGCGTGGCTCTGGTCACGCTGTTCTGCCTGTTTTTGCTTTCCATCTTCTCAACCGCAGTTCAGGCCAAGGATCGCTTTGGCAGTACCCTCGTGGTTGGGGTGTTTTTTTACTTTTTCTGGCAGATTTTTATCAACATGGGCATGGTCATAGGCCTCATGCCGGTGGTGGGCATTCCCTTGCCCTTCATCAGCTACGGCGGCAGCGCCACAGTGGTCAACTTCACACTGCTTGGCATTGTGCTCAACGTGTCCATGCGACGTTTCATGTTTAAAAGCTAA
- the mrdA gene encoding penicillin-binding protein 2 — MIRKTDNTSLLAHKDKAQHKGIRSWLKIQVESEGYQPPRAGAILLQVLVGMMFFVLVVRFWYLQVHRGEEFARQAQDNRLRIERIFAPRGRIMDDKGKVLADNRTAYGLSIVREDCHDIPATLAQISEWSGIPLQQVWDKFRQDRFKVKPFEPLLLITDIDFDLVARIESEIHEWPGLEIVVRTKRSYPEKELFAHILGYVAEANEQEMAADSALAMGDLVGKQGLELELEKQLRGRKGLYDVEVDAHARVLGKTLRDEPRGGHEIHLSLDAGLQKAAWDALGGEAGCIVVMEPDSGKLRALVTSPAYDNNLFAAGISQRDWDALRTNNRFPLQNRVIQSVYPPGSVWKLIMATMLLEKGVNPRESVFCPGQVKLGNQIFRCWKRGGHGSEDLVHALIDSCDVYFYLMGDRLGIDKLEEFAKACGFGRPTGIDLPHEKSGLVPSRDWKRRRFGRPWTRGETYNVSIGQGYTLVTPVQVAVFVSALLNGGDLLKPQLVDDATREVRGRVPAKPETLKFVVEAMRRTANGGTAKVVGRKDADMGGKTGTAQVVKLKMAAGDRRLKMSEMEYAQRDHAWIATWGVKDGKTYVVIVMVEHGGGGSSVAGPVARKVYDYLFGPDPNAPMIVLPAPTAAVEPTD; from the coding sequence ATGATCAGGAAAACTGACAATACCTCGCTGCTGGCGCACAAAGACAAGGCGCAGCATAAGGGCATCCGCTCCTGGCTCAAGATTCAGGTCGAGAGCGAGGGCTATCAGCCGCCGCGAGCTGGCGCAATCCTGCTTCAGGTTCTGGTTGGTATGATGTTTTTTGTGCTTGTGGTGCGCTTCTGGTATTTGCAGGTGCACAGAGGCGAAGAATTTGCGCGTCAGGCGCAGGACAACCGCCTGCGTATCGAGCGCATCTTTGCGCCGCGCGGGCGCATCATGGACGACAAGGGAAAGGTGCTGGCCGACAACCGCACCGCATACGGCCTTTCCATCGTGCGCGAAGACTGCCACGACATCCCCGCCACCCTGGCCCAGATAAGCGAATGGTCGGGCATTCCCCTCCAGCAGGTCTGGGACAAGTTCCGTCAGGACCGCTTCAAGGTCAAACCCTTTGAGCCTCTGCTGCTTATCACAGACATCGACTTTGACCTTGTGGCCCGCATTGAATCCGAGATTCACGAATGGCCGGGGCTTGAAATTGTGGTGCGCACCAAGCGCAGCTACCCCGAGAAGGAGCTTTTCGCCCATATTCTTGGCTACGTGGCAGAAGCCAACGAGCAGGAAATGGCCGCGGACAGCGCCCTTGCCATGGGCGATCTGGTGGGCAAGCAGGGGCTGGAACTGGAGCTGGAAAAGCAGTTGCGGGGCCGCAAGGGCCTGTACGATGTCGAGGTTGACGCCCACGCCCGCGTGCTTGGCAAAACTCTGCGCGATGAACCGCGCGGCGGGCACGAAATACATCTTTCGCTCGATGCGGGCCTGCAAAAGGCCGCCTGGGACGCCCTCGGCGGCGAGGCTGGCTGCATCGTGGTCATGGAGCCGGACAGCGGCAAGCTGCGCGCGCTGGTGACATCCCCGGCCTACGACAACAACCTTTTTGCTGCGGGCATTTCGCAACGCGACTGGGACGCCCTGCGCACCAATAACCGCTTTCCCTTGCAGAACCGCGTTATCCAGAGCGTGTACCCTCCAGGTTCCGTATGGAAGCTGATTATGGCCACCATGTTGCTTGAAAAGGGCGTTAATCCGCGTGAAAGCGTGTTCTGCCCCGGTCAGGTCAAACTGGGCAACCAGATTTTCCGCTGCTGGAAGCGCGGCGGGCATGGCTCGGAAGACCTCGTGCACGCGCTCATCGACTCCTGCGACGTCTACTTCTATCTTATGGGCGACCGTCTGGGCATTGACAAGTTGGAAGAATTCGCCAAGGCTTGTGGATTCGGGCGGCCTACAGGCATTGACCTGCCGCACGAAAAATCGGGCCTTGTGCCTTCGCGCGACTGGAAACGGCGGCGTTTTGGCCGTCCGTGGACACGCGGCGAAACCTACAACGTGTCCATTGGCCAGGGCTACACTCTGGTGACGCCGGTGCAGGTGGCCGTATTTGTTTCGGCGCTGCTCAACGGCGGCGATCTGCTCAAGCCCCAGCTTGTGGATGACGCCACCCGCGAAGTGCGCGGGCGCGTGCCCGCCAAGCCTGAAACACTCAAGTTTGTGGTGGAGGCCATGCGCCGCACTGCCAACGGCGGCACAGCCAAGGTTGTGGGCCGCAAGGATGCCGACATGGGCGGCAAAACAGGCACGGCACAGGTGGTCAAGCTCAAGATGGCTGCGGGCGACCGCCGCCTGAAAATGTCGGAAATGGAATATGCCCAGCGTGACCACGCATGGATTGCCACCTGGGGTGTTAAAGACGGCAAAACCTATGTGGTTATTGTCATGGTGGAACACGGCGGCGGCGGTTCAAGCGTGGCTGGCCCTGTGGCCCGCAAGGTTTACGACTATCTTTTCGGGCCTGACCCCAACGCGCCCATGATCGTGTTGCCCGCCCCAACCGCAGCCGTAGAGCCCACGGACTAG
- the mreC gene encoding rod shape-determining protein MreC translates to MTLRRLLLLAGILLILFLGMYSWNQRTRVLDDLAAKLGLEITGAVLTPVRSAQDAAENMWDRYFDLVGVREENEALKQKVDELEARLLANGEDLAELKRLRALVQLPVDQTWRPLGARVLSGRMGPNAVLDSITISRGYSTGGRPGTPLVTHLGLVGRVLKASAHSSIVLLLTDPSSRIAVFSQESRAPGILMGMGTGQKLEVNFVQRDAKVKPGEIIITSGLDGKYPKGIPVARVLRVAPSDYTQFMAIKAEPLVDLQHLEEVLLLEATGAPRPLEPSEAPKEFVGPPAPKSATP, encoded by the coding sequence GTGACACTGCGGCGTCTTCTCCTCCTCGCGGGCATTTTGCTCATCCTGTTTCTGGGCATGTATTCCTGGAATCAGCGCACGCGCGTTCTGGACGACCTGGCCGCGAAACTGGGGCTTGAAATCACCGGCGCGGTGCTCACGCCTGTTCGTTCCGCGCAGGACGCTGCGGAAAACATGTGGGATCGCTATTTTGACCTTGTGGGCGTGCGCGAAGAAAACGAAGCCCTCAAGCAAAAGGTGGACGAGCTTGAAGCGCGCCTGCTTGCCAATGGTGAAGACCTGGCCGAGCTCAAGCGCCTGCGCGCCCTGGTGCAACTGCCAGTAGACCAGACATGGCGCCCCCTTGGCGCCCGCGTTCTTTCCGGCCGCATGGGCCCCAACGCCGTTCTTGACAGCATCACCATCAGCCGGGGCTACAGCACGGGCGGACGCCCGGGCACGCCGCTGGTCACGCACCTTGGGCTGGTTGGCCGCGTTCTCAAGGCCAGCGCCCACAGTTCCATTGTGCTGCTGCTCACCGATCCCAGCAGCCGCATAGCCGTTTTTTCGCAGGAAAGCCGGGCTCCCGGCATCCTCATGGGCATGGGCACAGGCCAGAAGCTTGAAGTCAACTTTGTGCAGCGCGACGCCAAGGTCAAGCCCGGCGAAATAATCATCACCTCCGGCCTCGACGGCAAGTACCCCAAGGGCATCCCTGTGGCGCGCGTACTGCGCGTGGCTCCTTCGGACTACACCCAGTTCATGGCCATCAAGGCTGAACCGCTGGTTGACCTGCAACACCTTGAAGAAGTGCTGCTGCTCGAAGCCACCGGCGCGCCCCGCCCGCTGGAACCCAGCGAAGCTCCCAAAGAATTCGTGGGCCCGCCCGCGCCCAAAAGCGCCACGCCATGA